From a region of the Spirochaetota bacterium genome:
- a CDS encoding amino acid permease, which translates to MNFIKSIFRRKTINDMLAGVSQDGLGLRRVLTAPDLVLLGIGGIIGAGIFATVGTATVGDTVRPGAGPAIILSFVITGIACGFTALCYAELSSMVPVSGSAYTYAYLTMGEFVAWIIGWDLMLEYAIGNVAIAISWSGYFKELLRGFGIAIPSWLVTDYRSALHGDTIYSAVELLKKGVSIDHIAALKGAGAYIAEQLAAGNTLDKIAAGFQNAHEAIALAPKIFGIPVVFNLPAVCIVALITIVLYRGIRESARFNTIMVILKLLVLGFFVAVGFFYVKPDNWTPFMPNGWSGVQAGAAIVFFAYLGFDAVSTVAEETVNPRRNLPIGIIGSLVICTIVYVVVAAILTGMIPLTAFNQSNKAEPLTVAMTFHHLDWAAGFIALGSVVAHTAVLIVQQTGQTRIFFSMGRDGLLPRSFSKVHPRYRTPHVNIVITGLFVGFFAAFTNIDEMVDLTNVGTLFAFMLVCLGVIILRKIEPTRDRGFRVPFVLGVALAGIVMCMYLMAGLPAVTFIRFFLWLVIGSVIYFSYGYWHSGRRNGKMERSAP; encoded by the coding sequence ATGAACTTTATAAAAAGCATTTTCAGGCGAAAAACAATCAATGACATGCTCGCCGGAGTGTCCCAGGACGGCCTTGGGCTGAGGCGGGTCCTCACCGCGCCGGACCTGGTCCTCCTGGGGATCGGCGGCATCATCGGCGCCGGGATATTCGCCACCGTGGGCACGGCCACGGTGGGCGACACGGTCAGGCCCGGGGCGGGTCCCGCCATCATTCTATCCTTCGTGATTACAGGCATTGCCTGCGGGTTCACGGCACTTTGCTACGCGGAGCTCTCGTCGATGGTCCCGGTATCGGGCTCCGCCTATACCTACGCCTATCTCACCATGGGGGAGTTCGTCGCCTGGATCATCGGCTGGGACCTGATGCTGGAATACGCCATAGGCAACGTGGCCATAGCGATTTCCTGGTCCGGCTATTTCAAGGAGCTCCTCCGCGGTTTCGGCATCGCCATCCCTTCATGGCTTGTCACCGACTACCGGAGCGCCCTCCATGGGGACACGATCTACAGCGCCGTGGAGCTGCTAAAGAAGGGCGTCTCCATTGATCATATCGCCGCTCTCAAGGGCGCCGGCGCCTATATCGCGGAGCAGTTGGCTGCAGGGAACACCCTTGATAAGATCGCCGCCGGTTTTCAGAACGCCCATGAAGCGATAGCCTTGGCGCCGAAGATCTTCGGCATCCCCGTCGTGTTCAACCTCCCGGCGGTGTGCATCGTGGCCCTGATCACGATCGTGCTCTACCGCGGTATCAGGGAATCGGCGCGGTTTAACACCATCATGGTTATTCTGAAGCTCCTGGTCCTCGGATTCTTTGTCGCGGTCGGCTTTTTCTACGTGAAGCCGGACAACTGGACGCCCTTCATGCCCAACGGGTGGAGCGGGGTTCAGGCCGGGGCGGCCATCGTGTTTTTCGCCTACCTTGGCTTTGACGCGGTATCGACCGTGGCGGAGGAGACCGTAAATCCCCGCCGCAACCTTCCCATCGGCATCATTGGGTCCCTTGTCATCTGCACCATCGTATACGTGGTGGTCGCGGCTATACTCACCGGGATGATCCCTCTCACGGCCTTCAACCAGTCGAACAAGGCGGAGCCCCTTACCGTGGCCATGACCTTTCACCATCTGGACTGGGCCGCAGGCTTCATAGCCCTCGGCTCGGTGGTGGCTCACACGGCCGTGCTAATCGTGCAGCAGACCGGGCAGACGCGCATCTTTTTTTCCATGGGCCGGGACGGGCTCCTGCCGCGGTCCTTCTCGAAGGTGCATCCCCGGTACCGGACACCCCATGTCAACATCGTGATCACGGGCCTCTTCGTGGGATTCTTCGCGGCCTTCACGAACATCGACGAGATGGTGGACCTGACCAACGTGGGGACCCTCTTTGCCTTCATGCTGGTGTGCCTCGGCGTCATCATACTGAGAAAGATCGAGCCGACCCGGGATCGAGGCTTCCGGGTGCCCTTTGTCCTGGGAGTGGCACTGGCCGGTATCGTCATGTGCATGTACCTGATGGCGGGTCTTCCGGCCGTCACTTTCATCAGGTTCTTCCTCTGGCTGGTCATTGGTTCGGTAATTTACTTTTCCTACGGCTACTGGCATAGCGGAAGGAGGAACGGGAAAATGGAGCGATCAGCCCCCTAA
- a CDS encoding radical SAM protein translates to MRYEGNIFRPFSEANSYLLQCTVGCSHNKCTFCAMYKDKKFRVRGLDEIKEDIRMAADAYGDVEKVFLCDGDAIEIETGILLEILAELRKAFPSLRHVGSYVGPASTLRKSMEELKSLRDAGLTKAYLGVETGDERLLKEVNKGVTYDEMLRAGRNLIESGMNLSSMILLGLAGRGPRSEEHALATAKITNEMAPQYLAALTVTPVPGTVLYSRMQKGEFQLLDPFETLEEMKLLFENLTVDNMKFVGIHASNYLPVNGTLQRDKARMLETINSVLASRDRSAIRSDEKRGL, encoded by the coding sequence ATGCGTTACGAAGGAAATATATTCAGGCCCTTCAGCGAGGCCAACAGCTACCTGCTCCAGTGCACAGTCGGCTGCTCCCATAACAAGTGCACTTTCTGCGCCATGTACAAGGACAAGAAGTTCCGCGTGCGCGGCCTGGACGAGATCAAGGAAGATATCCGCATGGCGGCCGATGCCTATGGCGACGTGGAAAAGGTCTTTCTCTGCGACGGCGACGCCATAGAGATCGAAACGGGGATCCTTCTTGAGATCCTGGCGGAGCTCAGGAAGGCTTTTCCCTCCCTGCGCCACGTCGGGTCCTACGTGGGACCGGCCAGCACCCTGCGCAAATCGATGGAGGAGCTGAAAAGCCTGAGGGACGCGGGCCTGACCAAGGCCTATCTCGGCGTTGAGACCGGCGACGAAAGGCTCCTCAAGGAAGTGAACAAGGGCGTGACCTATGACGAGATGCTCAGGGCAGGGAGAAACCTCATCGAGTCCGGCATGAACCTTTCTTCCATGATACTTCTCGGCCTTGCCGGCAGGGGGCCCCGCTCGGAGGAGCATGCCCTGGCCACGGCGAAGATCACCAACGAGATGGCGCCCCAGTACCTGGCCGCCCTGACGGTGACGCCGGTCCCCGGCACCGTGCTCTATTCAAGAATGCAGAAAGGAGAATTCCAACTCCTCGATCCCTTCGAGACCCTGGAGGAGATGAAGCTCCTTTTCGAGAACCTTACGGTGGATAACATGAAGTTCGTGGGGATCCACGCGTCGAACTACCTGCCCGTCAACGGCACGCTGCAGAGGGACAAGGCGCGCATGCTGGAGACGATCAATTCCGTGCTGGCGTCAAGGGACCGGTCAGCCATACGGTCGGATGAAAAGAGGGGATTGTGA
- a CDS encoding Coenzyme F420 hydrogenase/dehydrogenase, beta subunit C-terminal domain, giving the protein MKVLGSRELLADVLEKELCIGCGACVSLCPYFKSYNGKTAMVFPCTQEQGRCFAYCPKVEVDLDAVSRSIFGSSYSMEPLGPAISVMMSRAGKKAAGDNFQCGGTVTALMIYALAEKLCDAAVLTGREGLDAVPAIVTDPGDVKNFASSKYTSAPTLAAFNRAVDEGYKHIGVVATPCQVLALAQMRSNPMASKDFSDPTSLVVGLFCTWSLDFRDFRRLLAGRVDINDVKKFDIPPPPAEVMKVYTSKGAIEIPLAEIRATVPNSCDYCFDMTSEFSDISVGVVEGRDAMNTLIIRTGRGRAAIDGAVKAGYLEIEDMPAENLERLTIAAGNKKKRALKKGLGEGMINTTDGRWSIIRVDSKTAGAI; this is encoded by the coding sequence ATGAAGGTGCTCGGTTCCAGGGAATTGCTGGCCGATGTTCTCGAAAAAGAGCTCTGTATCGGCTGCGGCGCCTGCGTTTCCCTCTGTCCATATTTCAAGTCCTATAACGGTAAGACAGCCATGGTCTTTCCCTGCACCCAGGAGCAGGGCCGCTGCTTCGCCTACTGCCCCAAGGTAGAGGTTGATCTCGATGCCGTGTCCCGGAGCATCTTCGGTTCTTCCTATTCCATGGAGCCCCTGGGACCGGCAATATCCGTCATGATGTCCCGGGCCGGAAAGAAGGCGGCCGGCGATAATTTCCAGTGCGGCGGAACCGTGACGGCCCTCATGATCTACGCCCTTGCCGAAAAGCTCTGCGACGCCGCTGTCCTGACCGGCAGGGAAGGACTCGACGCCGTACCGGCCATTGTCACCGATCCCGGCGACGTGAAAAACTTCGCTTCATCAAAATACACCTCGGCACCGACACTGGCCGCCTTTAACCGTGCGGTAGATGAAGGATATAAACACATAGGCGTGGTGGCCACGCCGTGCCAGGTCCTGGCCCTGGCCCAGATGCGCTCGAACCCCATGGCCAGCAAGGATTTTTCCGATCCCACTTCCCTGGTGGTGGGGCTCTTCTGCACCTGGTCCCTGGACTTCCGGGACTTCCGCCGCCTCCTTGCAGGCAGGGTAGATATCAATGACGTCAAGAAGTTTGATATACCGCCGCCGCCGGCGGAAGTAATGAAGGTCTATACTTCAAAGGGCGCCATCGAGATACCCCTGGCGGAGATCCGCGCCACGGTGCCAAATTCCTGCGACTATTGCTTTGACATGACCTCTGAATTTTCCGATATATCGGTGGGCGTTGTGGAGGGGCGGGACGCCATGAACACTCTCATCATCAGGACAGGCCGGGGCCGCGCGGCCATTGACGGCGCGGTAAAGGCGGGCTACCTCGAAATCGAGGATATGCCGGCGGAAAACCTTGAGCGCCTCACAATCGCGGCCGGCAACAAGAAGAAGCGCGCCCTTAAAAAGGGCCTCGGGGAAGGAATGATCAACACCACGGACGGCCGCTGGTCGATCATCCGTGTGGATTCCAAAACCGCTGGCGCGATATAG
- a CDS encoding indolepyruvate ferredoxin oxidoreductase, producing MSYLFDTTEGARYLMMGNDAIVRGALEANVNVASAYPGTPSSEIIENLSKASQKRNIYVEWSVNEKVALEVAFAASIAGLRSLCAMKQNGVNVASDFLLHVALSGTRGGTVLLHCDDPGALSSINEGESRHFARMIELPLLEPGDFQEAKEMTKWAFELSEELRSIVIMRSVTRLSHASGNVTLGRLTEPSGTARFKFESIPGDPDSGPVITMPVPPHHALLQEKLKKAVAIFENSPFNTYTGPEKPDLLIITCSACNLYSREAVHLLNAKDRVGILKIGTTWPLPPKLIKKNLAMADKILFVEEVLPFLEENVKVIAAETAAEVGIKKFYGKNDGAMPTINELNPDIVVDAISKILNIEYTAMEDGYAKRAKERLAALAPVRDLTFCPGCPHRASFWNLHNALAIDNRRGFVCGDIGCYTLGFLPCGFSTMKTSHSMGSGIGIASGFGKLTQFGMDQPILAVCGDSTFFHAAIPALVNAIHNKSDVIFVLLDNSGTAMTGFQPHPGTPLDATGGDLPIIDPAAVCRSLGATVEYADPFDTEETQKKLLALMDEKGARVLIMKQMCALSPEKKGKKKFEVRVDQDICRGDTCGCSRLCTRIFRCPGLVWDRERQAALIDEVICAGCGVCSTICPAGAISKTEAGR from the coding sequence ATGTCATACCTGTTCGACACAACCGAAGGCGCCCGCTACTTGATGATGGGCAATGACGCCATCGTCCGCGGCGCCCTGGAGGCCAATGTCAATGTCGCCAGCGCCTACCCGGGCACGCCCTCGTCCGAAATAATCGAAAACCTCTCAAAGGCCTCGCAGAAGCGCAATATATACGTGGAGTGGTCGGTCAATGAAAAGGTCGCCCTGGAAGTAGCCTTCGCCGCCTCCATCGCCGGCCTCCGCTCCCTGTGCGCCATGAAGCAGAACGGCGTCAACGTGGCGTCCGATTTTCTTCTTCATGTGGCCCTGTCCGGCACGCGGGGCGGCACCGTGCTGCTCCACTGCGACGATCCCGGTGCCCTTTCGAGCATCAACGAGGGGGAATCGCGCCACTTTGCCCGCATGATCGAATTGCCCCTGCTGGAGCCGGGTGACTTCCAGGAGGCCAAGGAGATGACGAAGTGGGCCTTTGAGCTATCCGAAGAACTGCGCTCCATCGTCATCATGCGGAGCGTGACGCGACTCTCCCACGCCAGCGGCAACGTGACCCTGGGGAGGCTCACTGAGCCGTCGGGCACGGCTCGCTTCAAGTTCGAGTCGATCCCGGGCGATCCCGATTCCGGACCGGTCATTACCATGCCGGTGCCGCCGCACCACGCCCTGCTCCAGGAAAAGCTGAAAAAAGCCGTTGCCATCTTCGAAAATTCTCCCTTCAACACCTACACGGGCCCTGAAAAGCCTGATCTCCTCATCATAACCTGCAGCGCCTGCAATCTTTACAGCAGGGAAGCAGTGCACCTCCTCAACGCGAAGGATCGGGTGGGCATACTGAAGATCGGCACGACCTGGCCCCTGCCGCCGAAGCTGATCAAAAAGAATCTGGCCATGGCAGATAAAATCCTCTTTGTCGAAGAGGTGCTTCCGTTCCTTGAAGAGAACGTGAAGGTCATAGCGGCCGAAACCGCCGCCGAGGTGGGCATCAAGAAATTCTACGGCAAAAACGACGGCGCCATGCCCACGATCAACGAGCTGAACCCGGATATCGTGGTAGACGCGATCAGTAAAATCCTTAACATCGAATATACCGCCATGGAGGATGGATACGCGAAGCGCGCGAAGGAACGCCTGGCGGCCCTTGCGCCGGTCCGCGACCTGACCTTTTGCCCCGGGTGTCCCCACCGGGCTTCCTTCTGGAACCTCCACAACGCCCTGGCCATCGACAACCGCCGCGGCTTTGTCTGCGGAGACATAGGGTGCTACACCCTGGGGTTCCTTCCCTGCGGGTTCAGCACCATGAAGACGTCCCATTCCATGGGCTCCGGCATCGGCATCGCCAGCGGCTTCGGCAAGCTCACGCAGTTCGGCATGGACCAGCCGATTCTGGCGGTCTGCGGAGATTCCACCTTCTTCCACGCGGCCATCCCGGCCCTGGTTAACGCCATACATAATAAATCAGACGTGATATTCGTGCTCCTCGACAACAGCGGCACCGCCATGACCGGCTTCCAGCCGCACCCGGGGACGCCCCTGGATGCGACGGGGGGAGACCTCCCCATCATCGATCCGGCCGCGGTGTGCCGCTCCCTGGGGGCCACGGTGGAATACGCCGATCCCTTTGATACGGAAGAGACACAGAAGAAGCTCCTGGCCCTCATGGATGAGAAGGGCGCCCGGGTCCTCATCATGAAGCAGATGTGCGCCCTGTCGCCGGAAAAGAAGGGGAAAAAGAAATTCGAGGTCAGGGTCGACCAGGACATTTGCCGGGGCGATACCTGCGGGTGCAGCCGCCTCTGCACGCGAATATTCCGCTGTCCCGGCCTTGTGTGGGATCGGGAGCGCCAGGCCGCGTTGATCGACGAGGTCATTTGCGCCGGCTGCGGCGTCTGCTCCACCATCTGCCCGGCTGGAGCCATCAGCAAAACGGAGGCCGGCCGATGA
- a CDS encoding indolepyruvate oxidoreductase subunit beta yields the protein MKSVNLAYDPYNAIITGVGGQGNVMASRILGNILSRKGYYVTIGETFGVSQRGGSVMSHLRISKQSVWSPQIPRGQAHIIVALEPTEAIRVIAAYGNPSVRVLSNTRPIHPVGVIAGELKYPTTEEIREALVELASEVSLLDATDEALKLGQPILGNVIMMGAVAGTGVLPFDADDFRSVIAETMSQDKVDINMKAFRKGEEMIRAQQQK from the coding sequence ATGAAATCCGTAAATCTGGCTTATGATCCCTATAACGCGATAATCACCGGCGTGGGCGGCCAGGGGAACGTGATGGCCTCCCGAATCCTGGGGAACATCCTGTCCCGCAAGGGATATTACGTAACCATCGGCGAGACCTTCGGCGTTTCCCAGCGGGGCGGTTCGGTCATGAGCCACCTGCGCATCTCGAAGCAGTCCGTCTGGAGCCCCCAGATACCCCGGGGACAGGCCCATATCATCGTGGCCCTGGAGCCCACCGAGGCTATCCGGGTGATCGCGGCGTACGGCAATCCCTCCGTGAGGGTCCTCAGCAACACCAGGCCGATACACCCGGTGGGAGTCATCGCCGGTGAATTGAAGTATCCCACTACGGAAGAGATCCGGGAGGCCCTCGTAGAGCTTGCCTCCGAGGTTTCCCTCCTTGACGCCACGGACGAGGCCCTGAAGCTCGGCCAGCCGATCCTGGGCAATGTTATCATGATGGGGGCTGTCGCCGGCACCGGCGTGCTTCCCTTCGACGCCGATGATTTCAGGAGCGTCATTGCCGAAACCATGTCGCAGGACAAGGTCGATATAAACATGAAGGCCTTCAGGAAGGGAGAGGAGATGATCCGTGCGCAGCAGCAGAAATAA